TAGAGTGAGCGTAGGGGCTAATGCGGCTATCAATCTGCAAAACAAAGCCGAGTACAGCGTCTCTGCTTGGATTAAACCGAATACCGACAGGGAAACTAGCACTGGGAATATTTTTAGAAAGGGTTCTACTATTTTTCGGGTTCAAGATCAAGATTCTTCGGGAAATATGCGGCTTTATGGCGCGGTGGATTTGGCAACGACGGATGCAGTGGCGTCGTCAACAATGACGATTCCCCGGAGCGACTGGACGCATGTTGTAATGACTTACGCTTCTACCACGGATTTAAGAAAGATTAAGTTTTACATCAACGGCATTCTTTCAAATAAAAAAGTTGACACCGCCGGAGTTGGCAATCCGGCGAACGACTCGGCTTCCATATTATATATTGGCGGTAATAATGGGGCTAACACTTTTGACGGGATGATTGACGAGGTTAAGATTTATCTTTATGAGTTGACCCCGGAGCAGGTGAGGAAGGATTATAATACTAACAAAGGCATTACCCTGGGTTCCGCGGCTAATAAGGGTTATGAAAGGTCTGATGGTTTGATTTCGCACTGGAAAATGGATGAGGCGAGTTGGGCGACTACGAGCAAGGACCAGGCGACAGTGATGGACTCGATTGGCGCCAATAATGGCGCTCCGCATTATGACGCTTCAACTACAGCCGGACATTTTGGGAATGGGGGCATTTTTGGCGGAAGTACAGGCAGTTATATTAGTATTAGCGATGGAATGGACGAGCTTTTGGATGGACGGTCTAACTGGACTTTTTCCGGTTGGTTTTACCCGCGGGCGGCCGGCAAGAATATTTTGGGTACGAGTGATGGCAATTTTTGGATTTGGACCGGATACGATTATGATATCGGCTTTGATCCCGAGTATTTTGGTTTTGATTCGGATGCTTATGTTGCAGGGGTAACAGATACGGCAGCAAATTTTTTGATTCCGAATGAGTGGGTTTATATGGCCATTACAAGAGACAAATATGAGTTTAAGCTTTATAAAAATGGGAGTTTGGATACAACATTATATACAACGACAACAGACGCGAATGGAAATATTACCGGCGATCGGCCTTTGCATATTAGCAGATATTCTACAGGCGCGTCTTATGATTGGGATGGGATGATGGATGATCTTAAATTATATCATAGGACGCTTTCTGCTGACGAGGTTATGCGCCAGTATTTGGAAGGCCCTGGTCCTGTGGGCCAGTGGGATTTTGATGAGGGGAAAGGAACCAAGGCCTATGATAAAAGCGCGAACGCTAACACCGGCACGCTTACTAATATGGAGCAGACCGACTGGGTGCCGGGGAAGATCGGGACGGGGTTGAGGTTTGATGGGGTGGAGGATTATGCGGAAATAGGGCAGGATAACTCGTTATTATTGGATAAAGGTGGTACATTAACAGCATGGGTATACATAAAAAATTGGGATAGTGCATCTACCTATACTTCTTACACCAATTCAATTCTCTCAAAATGTACATCAGCTTCATGGTTGAGTTGTCATTATCAGCTTCTTGGAGTCCTTAGTGATAATTCTATAAGACTTTCAATGACTAATGGGACATCTGGGTTAGAGACAAATGGTCCAAGCACTGGAAATCTTTCAATAAATAAATGGTATCACATCGTGGCGACATGGAATACAACTGATAAGTGTATATATACAAATGGAAATCAAATCCAATGTATACAAACTGCAATCATGCCAACACCAACAGCTACCTCTGTTTGCATAGGTTGTGTAAAAGATTGGGATTCCTCTCGGGTAATCCTGTTCGACGGCCTCATCGACGATGTCCGCATCTACAACTACGCCCTCACTCCTTTTCAAATCGCTCAAGAATATAATGATGGCAGCCCGATAGCGTATTGGAATTTTGATGAGAATAACGCGAGTACGACTAATGATATTAGCGGCGCTAATAATGGAACCTTGACCGGGGAGGGGTGGAGGACGAGTGGGAAAGTGAATAGCGCGATTCTTTTTGATGGGGTTGATGATAGAGTGAGCGTAGGGGCTAACGCGGCGATCAATTTACAAAATAAAGCCGAGTATTCCATCTCGGCCTGGATAAAGCCCAATTCTGACGGGGAAACCAGTACTGGGAATATTTTTAGAAAAGGGAGCACGATATTTAGGGTTCAAGATGAGGATTCTTCGGGAAATATGCGGCTTTATGGCGCGGTGGATTTGGCAACGACGGATGCAGTGGCGTCATCAACAATGACGATTCCCCGGAGCGACTGGACCCACGTAATAATGACTTACGCTTCTACCACGGATTTAAGAAAAATCAAGTTTTACATCAATGGCATGCCTTCAAATAAAAAAACAGACACAGCCGGAGTTGGCAACCCCACGGATGACAGCGCTTCCACCTTATACATCGGCGGCAACAATGGAGCCAATACTTTTGACGGCATGATTGATGAAGTCAAAATCTTTTTATACGAACTGCCCCCGGAGAGGGTGAGGCGGGAGTATAATTCGGGGTATGGGGTGCAGTTTAAATAATACGACAAAGACACTAAGTGTCCCTCTGGACACTTAGTGTCTGGAACCAATTTTGTCATTCCTCACCGCCGTTTTTGTCATTCCGAACCGCAGTGAGGAATCCCTTAAACAAGGCCAACCCCTTGCCTCTTCAAAATCCACATTCAAGGGATTCCTCACTCCGCTCACTGCGGTTCGCTCCGTTCGGAATGACAAAAACGTTGCGGCTCCGTTCGGAATGACAAAAAGCCGCTGCCCTAACAGAACAAAACCATGTCCAAAAAACAATACAATTTCTGGGTCTACATAATGGCCAGTTCTACTGGGACTTTGTATGTGGGTTTTACTAATAATATCATCCGCCGGGTTTATGAGCACAAAAACGATTTAAATGACGGCTTCACCAAAAAATATTCCTGCCACAAACTAGTGTGCTATGAACATTATCAATATGTTTATGATGCCATTAGTCGAGAAAAAGAATTAAAGTCTTGGCGCCGAGAAAAAAAGCAAGAATTAATAAAAAAAACAAATCCCCATTGGAAGGATTTGTAGGATGAGTTTAAGGAAGGGGTAAAGAAGAAATAAAAATTTTAACAAAATGAATCCGACTTCTGACTTCCGATGTCCGATACAATACAAAAACCACCTCAAATGAGATGGCCTTTGTCGGTTCCGGTTTAGTACGGAGTTTGGATTTTGGATTGTCACCCGTGATTAAAGTATAGCAGATTTAAAAATTTTGTCAAGCGTTCGTCCTGTGGATAACTTTAGGGTGGAGCCGGCTAGGGGATTTGCACCCCTGGAACCATGGGTGACAATCCTGGTCCCGTACTTCACCGCCGGCTTCACCAAGTTTATTATATCAAAATATCTATGAATATTAAAATTAAAAAATACATTCCCATCATTCTCTTGGCAATAGCAGTAGTGGTTTTTGTCGGCCGAATTTTATTTTTCCCCAAACAAGAGCCGGTCTATGAAGTAAAAATTCCCAAGAATTACAGCCAGCCATTGGTGATATCTTTTGGCTCTTCTGATGTTTCTGCTGATGAACCAGTTCATGACATTGATTTTTCTATTACGCCAATCAATGGTTCCGCCTCTGCTAAAGCTACGGCGGATAAACAGGATAGTAATAAAATTATTTATGAAGACGCCTATGAAAATACTGATGTAGCGCAGACACAGGAGCTGAATAAAATCAAAGAAGACATTATATTAAAAAGCCCGGGGCATCCGGAAAGGTTTGAATATGAAATTGATTTGGAGAAATATGACTGGGAAAAAGACAATGAAGGCAATATTGATTTTTATGCTAAAGGGCATGGGGGCGAGGATTTGTATAAATTTTTTACGATTCCGGCGCCGTTTCTTCAAGAAAGCATTAAAGCATTAAAGCATAAAAGCAAGACTATTGACGGTGATAGAGCTGATGTCGGGAAAACAAAAACCGCCTCAAATGATGAGATGGTCTTTGAAGCGGATTCAAGCGAGTCCGGTAGTTTAAATGGTTCCATTTTGCCAATTGGTGATTTAAATATAACAAATACAAATAATGCGTCAACCCATTCGGCTTGGCTCAGGGTTGACCCTGAATTTGTTGACCCTGAATTTATTGAAGGGTCAAAGCAAACTAAAAACTCCGACAATTGGTCAGAGCTTTTAGATGCGGGTTCTGCTAATGTTGATTCCGTGGTTACTCACCTTAATGATAGTATAGCATGTGGAGGTAATTTGTCAAGTATTAAAAATGTGGATAACTCAAAAGCAGCCCTGGTGGACCGTACGGGATTTGAACCCGCATTCCCGCGGGTGAGTAACCTCGGCGCTTACCAATTAGCAGAACGGCCCCAAACAGGACTGCTTAGTAATAATTATAACGAAAAAAATAACTCCTCGCAAATTGGAGTGGATAACGAAGCAGGGCTTGATTGCAATCAACCCCTGCTTGATTGCAATATAACAAATACAAATAATG
This sequence is a window from Patescibacteria group bacterium. Protein-coding genes within it:
- a CDS encoding LamG domain-containing protein, whose translation is RVSVGANAAINLQNKAEYSVSAWIKPNTDRETSTGNIFRKGSTIFRVQDQDSSGNMRLYGAVDLATTDAVASSTMTIPRSDWTHVVMTYASTTDLRKIKFYINGILSNKKVDTAGVGNPANDSASILYIGGNNGANTFDGMIDEVKIYLYELTPEQVRKDYNTNKGITLGSAANKGYERSDGLISHWKMDEASWATTSKDQATVMDSIGANNGAPHYDASTTAGHFGNGGIFGGSTGSYISISDGMDELLDGRSNWTFSGWFYPRAAGKNILGTSDGNFWIWTGYDYDIGFDPEYFGFDSDAYVAGVTDTAANFLIPNEWVYMAITRDKYEFKLYKNGSLDTTLYTTTTDANGNITGDRPLHISRYSTGASYDWDGMMDDLKLYHRTLSADEVMRQYLEGPGPVGQWDFDEGKGTKAYDKSANANTGTLTNMEQTDWVPGKIGTGLRFDGVEDYAEIGQDNSLLLDKGGTLTAWVYIKNWDSASTYTSYTNSILSKCTSASWLSCHYQLLGVLSDNSIRLSMTNGTSGLETNGPSTGNLSINKWYHIVATWNTTDKCIYTNGNQIQCIQTAIMPTPTATSVCIGCVKDWDSSRVILFDGLIDDVRIYNYALTPFQIAQEYNDGSPIAYWNFDENNASTTNDISGANNGTLTGEGWRTSGKVNSAILFDGVDDRVSVGANAAINLQNKAEYSISAWIKPNSDGETSTGNIFRKGSTIFRVQDEDSSGNMRLYGAVDLATTDAVASSTMTIPRSDWTHVIMTYASTTDLRKIKFYINGMPSNKKTDTAGVGNPTDDSASTLYIGGNNGANTFDGMIDEVKIFLYELPPERVRREYNSGYGVQFK
- a CDS encoding GIY-YIG nuclease family protein; this translates as MSKKQYNFWVYIMASSTGTLYVGFTNNIIRRVYEHKNDLNDGFTKKYSCHKLVCYEHYQYVYDAISREKELKSWRREKKQELIKKTNPHWKDL